From Rissa tridactyla isolate bRisTri1 chromosome 7, bRisTri1.patW.cur.20221130, whole genome shotgun sequence, a single genomic window includes:
- the OVCA2 gene encoding esterase OVCA2 → MRAPPPPSLHDTAARHTRTGSREACLPARPGRAAGCVPGSSRWHRGSPPGAAPLPAPRPPAARGRAGAQPRAAPPRCPSRPMSALCFGGKEGDPAGSGSLDFRWRRAPCRGGRPLRLLGLHGYRQSERRFHQRTGALRKALRGRAELVAVNAPHPVPGGGEDDDGDDPPRGWWFSGPGTFEAGEVAEAPAGLEESLSAVAAALAEHGPFDGLLGFSQGAALAAMVCALRARGDPRFPVAFAILVAGFASRAPAHSHFYREPIALPTLHVVGDADAVIAAPLSRELAQHFVEPVVLTHPGGHFVPAAAPQKKAYLDFLDQFCPGQGQAEPPGAGAI, encoded by the coding sequence ATGAGGGCACCCCCCCCTCCGTCCCTCCATGACACCGCTGCCCGCCACACCCGGACCGGATCCCGCGAGGCCTGCCTCCCTGCAAGGCCAGGCCGTGCCGCAGGCTGtgtccccggcagctcccggtGGCACCGGGGGTCCCCTcccggggcggccccgctccccgcgccgcggcctcccgccgccagggggcgcgctGGCGCTCAGCCCAGAGCGGCCCCGCCCCGCTGTCCGTCCCGTCCAATGAGCGCGCTGTGTTTCGGCGGGAAGGAGGGGGACCCAGCCGGAAGCGGCTCTCTCGACTTCCGGTGGCGGCGGGCGCCATGTCGGGGGGGGCGGCCGCtgcggctgctggggctgcacgGCTACCGGCAGAGCGAGCGCCGCTTCCACCAGCGCACCGGCGCGCTGCGCAAGGCCCTGCGTGGCCGCGCAGAGCTGGTGGCCGTCAACGCCCCGCATCCCGTGCCCGGCGGCGGCGAGGACGACGATGGGGACGACCCCCCCCGCGGCTGGTGGTTCTCCGGGCCCGGCACCTTTGAGGCGGGGGAGgtggcggaggctccggcggggCTGGAGGAGTCGCTGTCGGCCgtggcggcggcgctggcggAGCACGGGCCTTTTGACGGGCTGCTGGGCTTCAGCCAGGGCGCGGCGCTGGCCGCCATGGTGTGCGCCCTGCGGGCCCGCGGCGACCCCCGCTTCCCCGTGGCCTTCGCCATCCTGGTGGCCGGCTTCGCCAGCCGCGCCCCGGCCCACAGCCACTTCTACCGGGAACCCATTGCCCTGCCCACGCTGCACGTCGTGGGCGATGCCGACGCTGTCATCGCTGCCCCCCTCAGCAGGGAGCTGGCCCAGCACTTTGTGGAGCCTGTTGTCCTCACCCACCCCGGCGGGCACTTCGTCCCTGCAGCTGCGCCCCAGAAGAAGGCCTACCTGGACTTTTTGGACCAATTCTGCCCCGGACAGGGCCAGGCTGAGCCCCCGGGGGCTGGGGCCATTTGA
- the DPH1 gene encoding 2-(3-amino-3-carboxypropyl)histidine synthase subunit 1 isoform X4, producing the protein MPEGLLMFACTIADIVERFTDAEAVVMGDVTYGACCVDDYTARALGADFLVHYGHSCLIPIDATQGLKMLYVFVDIKIDTSHFLETIRFNFAAGTSLALVSTIQFVSTVQAASQELRSQYKVCVPQCKPLSPGEILGCTSPQLAQDTDAIVYLGDGRFHLESIMIANPGIPAYRYDPYSKVFSQEHYGHERMRRARQDAIATAAGARCWGLILGTLGRQGSPGILQHLESRLRALGRPFVRVLLSEIFPSKLRLFPDVDAWVQVACPRLSIDWGEAFSKPLLTPYEATVALRDIEWQQPYPMDFYASQSLGPWTVNHASTQPPRHSRTAQGTPPAPPTPAEGEERPSTGGTAAS; encoded by the exons GTTCACGGACGCAGAGGCAGTGGTGATGGGCGACGTGACCTACGGCGCATGCTGCGTGGATGACTACACGGCCCGGGCCCTGGGCGCTGACTTCTTGGTGCACTACGGACACAGCTGCTTGA TTCCCATCGACGCCACACAGGGGCTGAAGATGCTCTACGTGTTCGTGGACATCAAGATCGACACATCCCATTTCCTCGAGACCATTCGCTTCAACTTTGCAGCGGGCACCTCCCTGGCCCTCGTCAGCACCATCCAGTTCGTCTCCACCGTCCAG GCAGCATCGCAGGAGCTGCGCTCCCAGTACAAGGTGTGTGTGCCCCAGTGCAAGCCGCTATCCCCAGGGGAGATCCTAGGCTGCACGTCGCCCCAGCTCGCCCAGGACACAGATGCCATTGT ATATTTGGGCGACGGGCGCTTCCACCTGGAGTCCATCATGATCGCTAACCCGGGGATACCCGCCTACAG GTACGATCCCTACAGCAAGGTCTTCTCCCAGGAGCACTACGGCCACGAGCGCATGCGCCGCGCTCGGCAGGATGCCATCGCCACCGCTGCCGGCGCCCGCTGCTGGGGACTCATCTTGGGCACGTTGGGGCGCCAGGGCTCCCCCGGCATCCTGCAG CACCTGGAGTCACGTCTCCGTGCCCTGGGCCGGCCCTTCGTGCGGGTGCTGCTGTCCGAGATCTTCCCCAGCAAGCTGCGGCTCTTCCCTGACGTGGACGC GTGGGTGCAGGTAGCCTGTCCCCGGCTCTCCATTGACTGGGGAGAAGCCTTCAGCAAGCCGCTGCTGACACCCTACGAG GCCACGGTGGCTCTCCGGGACATCGAGTGGCAGCAGCCGTACCCCATGGACTTCTACGCCAGCCAGTCCCTGGGGCCATGGACAGTGAACCACGCCAGCACACAGCCCCCGCGCCACAGCCGGACGGCCCAG GGGACGCCGCCCGCGCCCCCCACCCCGGCGGAGGGTGAGGAGAGGCCGAGCACCGGGGGCACAGCAGCCTCCTGA